A window of Photobacterium sp. GJ3 contains these coding sequences:
- a CDS encoding response regulator: protein MRILIVEDDPILCHHLKTQLSELGNQVQCANTAEEGLFFAENYPNDVAIVDIGLPDRDGISLIREIRDRGLRLPILILTARSNWQDKVTGLEAGADDYLVKPFQKEELVARLSALVRRSAGFIKPEMIAGEIRVDLLAKQVFVSENLLELTAFEYELLEYLMRHSRQVVSKQRLLDVLYEDQEGDPNTIEVMISRLRKKISQTGQDNPISTIRGQGYIFELAAQ, encoded by the coding sequence ATGCGCATCCTGATAGTCGAAGACGATCCGATTTTATGTCATCACCTGAAAACTCAGCTCAGCGAGCTGGGGAATCAGGTGCAATGTGCCAACACTGCCGAAGAAGGCCTCTTTTTCGCAGAGAACTACCCCAACGACGTTGCTATTGTTGATATTGGCCTGCCGGATCGCGATGGCATCTCACTGATTCGTGAAATCAGAGACCGAGGCCTGCGCTTACCGATCCTGATTCTAACGGCCCGTTCAAACTGGCAGGACAAAGTCACGGGTCTGGAAGCTGGTGCAGATGACTATCTGGTGAAGCCATTCCAGAAAGAAGAACTCGTGGCGCGTCTGAGCGCATTGGTTCGCCGAAGCGCAGGATTCATCAAACCCGAAATGATTGCAGGTGAAATCCGTGTGGATTTACTGGCAAAACAAGTGTTTGTGTCTGAAAACCTGCTTGAGCTGACCGCATTTGAATATGAACTGCTGGAGTACCTGATGCGTCACAGCCGCCAAGTGGTTTCCAAACAACGTCTGCTCGATGTGCTTTATGAAGATCAGGAAGGCGACCCGAACACGATTGAAGTCATGATTAGTCGCCTGCGTAAAAAAATCAGCCAGACCGGTCAGGACAATCCAATTTCGACCATTCGTGGTCAGGGATACATTTTTGAGCTTGCCGCACAATGA
- a CDS encoding aspartate:alanine antiporter, which produces MNIDVADLLRQNDILLLFVVLAVGLTVGKLRIAQLQIGNSIGVLITALIFGNAGFIFDAEALNIGFMLFIFCVGIQAGPNFFGIFFRDGKHYLLLALIVLLSAITITLTMSHYLNLDLGLATGLMAGSLTATPVLVGAKDALSGGLSSLSDPLVVQEMIDSLSVGYAMSYLIGLISLILLAKLMPKLQKHDLAESSQQIAKERGIGEVAQRKVYLPIIRAYRVGPELIDWIDGRNLRELGIYRQTGCYIERVRRHGILANPDGDAILQEGDEIALVGYPDSHARLDPSFRNGKEVFDRDLLDLRIAEEEIVVKNDNIAGKRLSELNLAEYGCFLNRVVRAQIEMPMDHSTLLSKGDILQVSGEKSRVLGLAERIGFISIHSQIADLLAFCCFFIMGLLFGSITMTFGQITFGLGNAAGLLLAGISLGFLRANHPTFGYVPQGALNMAKDLGLMVFMVGIGLSAGGNLFESITQIGPSVFLVSMMVSVIPVMVAYAFGAYVLNMNRALLFGAIIGARTCAPAMDMINEHARSTIPALGYAGTYAIANVLLTVAGTLIIILS; this is translated from the coding sequence GTGAACATCGACGTCGCTGACCTGCTTCGCCAGAATGATATTCTGCTTCTCTTCGTTGTACTTGCTGTTGGCCTCACGGTTGGCAAACTCCGCATTGCTCAGTTACAAATCGGTAATTCCATTGGCGTGCTCATTACCGCGCTCATTTTTGGAAATGCTGGCTTCATTTTTGATGCAGAAGCCTTAAATATTGGCTTTATGCTCTTTATCTTTTGTGTCGGTATTCAGGCGGGTCCGAACTTTTTCGGCATATTCTTCCGCGATGGCAAGCACTATCTGCTGCTGGCTTTGATCGTCTTGCTGTCTGCAATCACGATCACCTTGACGATGTCACATTACCTGAATCTGGATTTAGGCCTGGCCACCGGGCTGATGGCCGGTTCGCTGACGGCAACCCCGGTGTTAGTCGGTGCTAAGGATGCCCTGAGCGGCGGATTATCCAGCCTGTCTGATCCGCTGGTTGTGCAGGAAATGATTGACAGCCTGAGCGTTGGCTACGCGATGTCCTATCTGATTGGTTTGATCAGCCTGATTTTACTGGCCAAGCTGATGCCAAAACTGCAAAAGCACGACCTTGCGGAATCCTCTCAGCAAATTGCCAAAGAACGTGGGATTGGCGAGGTCGCACAACGCAAAGTGTACTTGCCCATCATCCGTGCCTATCGTGTGGGACCCGAACTGATCGACTGGATTGATGGCCGTAATCTGCGTGAACTGGGCATTTACCGCCAGACAGGCTGCTATATCGAAAGAGTCCGTCGCCACGGCATTCTGGCTAATCCGGATGGTGATGCCATTTTGCAGGAAGGGGATGAAATCGCGCTGGTGGGTTATCCGGACAGCCATGCCCGGCTCGATCCCAGCTTCCGAAATGGCAAAGAAGTGTTTGACCGCGACCTGCTTGACTTACGGATTGCGGAAGAAGAAATCGTGGTCAAAAACGATAACATTGCAGGTAAACGCCTGTCTGAACTGAATCTGGCTGAGTACGGTTGTTTTCTGAACCGGGTCGTCCGTGCCCAGATCGAAATGCCAATGGATCACAGTACCCTGCTGAGCAAGGGTGACATTCTGCAAGTCAGCGGTGAAAAAAGCCGGGTCCTCGGACTTGCTGAGCGCATCGGTTTTATCTCCATTCACAGCCAGATTGCCGACCTGCTGGCCTTTTGCTGCTTCTTTATTATGGGGCTGCTATTTGGTTCGATTACCATGACCTTCGGTCAGATCACTTTTGGCCTGGGTAATGCCGCAGGCCTGTTGCTGGCCGGTATTTCCCTTGGCTTTCTCCGGGCCAACCACCCGACCTTCGGCTATGTGCCGCAAGGCGCCCTGAATATGGCGAAAGATCTGGGCTTAATGGTCTTTATGGTCGGCATTGGTCTGAGTGCCGGTGGGAACCTCTTTGAATCCATAACACAGATTGGCCCGAGTGTCTTTCTGGTCAGTATGATGGTCAGTGTCATTCCCGTCATGGTGGCTTATGCTTTCGGTGCTTATGTTCTGAATATGAACCGTGCCCTGCTCTTTGGCGCCATTATCGGAGCGCGCACCTGTGCACCCGCGATGGATATGATCAACGAACATGCCCGCAGTACCATTCCGGCATTGGGCTACGCGGGAACTTATGCCATTGCCAACGTCCTGCTGACCGTGGCCGGAACCTTGATCATCATCCTCAGCTAG
- a CDS encoding GrxA family glutaredoxin, protein MFVVIFGRPGCPFCVRAKDLADKLKEERDDFNYRYVDIHAEGISKADLEKTVGKPVETVPQIFIDQEHIGGCTDFEAYAKENLGLFQ, encoded by the coding sequence ATGTTCGTAGTTATTTTTGGTCGTCCAGGCTGCCCATTCTGTGTTCGTGCAAAAGATCTGGCCGACAAACTGAAAGAAGAACGTGACGACTTCAACTATCGTTATGTGGATATTCACGCAGAAGGCATTTCTAAAGCAGATCTGGAAAAGACCGTTGGCAAGCCAGTTGAGACTGTGCCACAAATCTTTATCGATCAAGAGCATATTGGTGGCTGCACCGATTTCGAAGCTTACGCAAAAGAAAATCTGGGCCTGTTCCAGTAA
- the fabV gene encoding enoyl-ACP reductase FabV: protein MIIKPKIRGFICTTTHPVGCEANVKEQIDYTKAQPKLENGPKRVLVVGSSTGYGLASRIAAAFGSGAATVGVFLEKQGTEKKPGSAGWYNSAAFDKFAKEEGLYSKSLNGDAFSHEMKQKVIDLIKADLGQIDMVVYSLASPVRKMPDSGELIRSSLKPMGETYTATAVDTNKDVLIEASIEPATEQEVEDTVKVMGGQDWELWINALADAGVLAEGCKTVAYSYIGTEITWPIYWHGALGKAKMDLDRAATELSNKLSSLNGSANVAVLKSVVTQASAAIPVMPLYIAMVFKKMREEGVHEGCMEQIFRMFSQRLYKADGSATELDSENRLRLDDWELREDIQAHCTQLWPQVTNDNLFELTDYQLYKDEFMKLFGFGLNGVDYDADVNPVVEFDVQDV, encoded by the coding sequence ATGATCATCAAACCAAAAATTCGTGGATTCATTTGTACAACAACTCACCCTGTGGGTTGTGAAGCAAACGTCAAAGAGCAAATCGACTACACCAAGGCTCAGCCTAAACTGGAAAACGGTCCTAAGCGTGTTCTGGTGGTCGGCTCTTCCACTGGCTACGGTCTGGCTTCCCGCATCGCTGCTGCTTTCGGCTCCGGCGCTGCAACCGTTGGTGTGTTCCTGGAAAAGCAGGGCACCGAGAAAAAACCTGGCTCTGCGGGCTGGTATAACTCAGCGGCATTCGACAAGTTCGCAAAAGAAGAAGGCCTGTATTCCAAGAGCCTGAATGGTGATGCTTTCTCTCATGAAATGAAGCAGAAAGTGATTGACCTGATCAAAGCGGATCTGGGTCAGATTGACATGGTGGTTTACTCACTGGCGTCTCCAGTGCGTAAAATGCCGGATTCAGGTGAACTGATCCGCTCCAGTCTGAAGCCGATGGGTGAAACCTACACGGCAACCGCAGTTGATACCAACAAAGACGTCCTGATTGAAGCCAGCATTGAACCTGCGACTGAGCAGGAAGTGGAAGATACAGTGAAAGTCATGGGCGGTCAGGACTGGGAGCTGTGGATCAATGCTCTGGCCGATGCTGGTGTTCTGGCTGAAGGCTGCAAAACAGTGGCTTACAGCTACATCGGTACAGAAATCACCTGGCCGATTTACTGGCATGGCGCACTGGGCAAAGCAAAAATGGACCTGGATCGCGCAGCAACCGAACTGAGCAACAAGTTGTCTTCACTCAACGGCTCTGCAAATGTGGCCGTGCTGAAGAGTGTTGTGACTCAGGCGAGTGCTGCGATTCCTGTGATGCCTTTGTACATTGCGATGGTCTTCAAGAAAATGCGTGAAGAAGGTGTCCATGAAGGTTGTATGGAACAAATTTTCCGCATGTTCTCTCAGCGTCTGTACAAGGCGGACGGTTCTGCAACCGAGTTGGACAGCGAAAACCGTCTGCGTCTGGATGACTGGGAACTGCGTGAAGATATTCAGGCTCATTGTACGCAGCTGTGGCCACAGGTAACCAACGACAATCTGTTCGAATTGACAGATTATCAGCTGTACAAAGACGAGTTTATGAAACTGTTCGGCTTTGGCCTGAACGGTGTGGATTACGATGCTGATGTGAACCCGGTTGTCGAGTTCGACGTTCAGGACGTGTAA
- a CDS encoding porin has translation MKKTVLASALITAFVSGSAAAANVYDQDGAKVDLYGRAVGMYYSSDDNSEKGDQSYFRFGAKAKSEINNDLYGVGVYETEVNASSKDEGLETRKAYAGLGGNFGEATYGRQYGAYTLISDYTDTLEEFGADASGTGTDRFGTGKSSSVLKYAGEFSGLTVEASYQLDNNAVSQVDGDTSSSFGVAASYALPVGVKFGAGYNSGDGVDGTDDAEVTALSVAYDANNIYAALLYSMGENWQDKSGAETGTDYDGYEVVLGYDFGNGFSAQAVYNYLEADMSGTTADAEDYFVAAAYYKFNKNLRTYAEYKADQIDGNEDILAMAIRYDF, from the coding sequence ATGAAAAAAACAGTTTTAGCATCGGCACTCATCACAGCCTTCGTTTCAGGCTCTGCCGCTGCCGCAAATGTCTATGATCAGGATGGCGCAAAGGTTGATCTGTACGGTCGTGCGGTAGGTATGTACTACAGCTCTGATGACAACAGTGAGAAAGGCGACCAGAGCTACTTCCGTTTTGGGGCCAAAGCAAAATCTGAAATCAACAACGACCTCTATGGCGTTGGCGTTTATGAAACTGAAGTCAATGCATCTTCTAAAGATGAAGGTCTGGAAACCCGTAAAGCTTATGCAGGTCTGGGCGGTAATTTCGGTGAAGCAACTTATGGCCGTCAGTATGGCGCTTACACCCTGATTTCGGATTACACCGATACCCTGGAAGAGTTTGGTGCCGATGCAAGTGGTACCGGGACAGACCGTTTCGGTACAGGTAAATCAAGCTCCGTGCTGAAATATGCAGGTGAATTCAGTGGTCTGACCGTTGAAGCAAGCTACCAGCTGGACAACAACGCAGTGTCTCAGGTTGATGGTGACACCTCTTCTTCCTTTGGTGTGGCTGCCTCTTACGCACTGCCGGTTGGCGTAAAATTCGGTGCAGGTTACAACTCAGGTGATGGTGTTGACGGTACCGATGATGCAGAAGTTACTGCTCTGTCTGTTGCTTACGACGCCAACAACATTTACGCAGCCCTGCTGTACAGCATGGGTGAAAACTGGCAAGACAAATCCGGTGCAGAAACTGGCACAGACTACGACGGTTACGAAGTGGTTCTGGGATACGACTTCGGCAATGGCTTCTCCGCACAGGCCGTCTATAACTATCTGGAAGCAGATATGTCCGGTACGACTGCAGACGCGGAAGACTATTTTGTTGCTGCTGCTTACTACAAGTTCAACAAAAATCTGCGCACCTATGCAGAGTACAAAGCGGATCAAATCGACGGGAATGAAGACATTCTGGCGATGGCTATCCGCTACGATTTCTGA
- a CDS encoding ATP-binding protein, with the protein MRLAILPRLRHRVMITSIAIIALITSALAWVINELYSQSYMAAYSTDLVAQMPLVVAQLNRAGLIKDVDKWIDSLDPSATDYMSVLCDRNDNTMWLSDEAKLAGLNAICSSLPDAMQTPTLVKANNNQSYIAYDISRDRENGNAYQLIVLRSGTAYEQSLTRLHNRTALYLGLFVLIAIAFLIAAFHWSFQPLRKLAKQLNQVTDARRDQLDDDYPTELHDVTQSLNRLIRISNDKTSRYRHAMDDLAHSLKTRLAAANALLDDHSLPRCDLNYRMLEQISQMDDLVQYQLKRALMGQQGLQKDKTLLNPVVESFEGMLKKIYSTKQVTLKRQFSSALCLPVNRTDLMELLGNLLENAFRFCISEIRFSVSHHQGKLMIRIEDDGPGVSDDMREAIFQRGIRADQRNPGQGIGLSVCHDIVTCYGGRIYVEKASIEGAAFVIELPEDNQS; encoded by the coding sequence ATGAGGCTAGCCATCCTGCCCCGTCTGCGCCACCGGGTGATGATCACCTCCATCGCGATCATCGCCCTGATCACTTCTGCATTGGCCTGGGTGATTAACGAGTTATACAGTCAGAGCTATATGGCGGCCTATTCTACCGACCTGGTGGCTCAGATGCCGCTGGTCGTGGCACAGCTCAACCGGGCTGGCCTGATTAAAGATGTTGATAAATGGATCGACTCTTTAGACCCGTCTGCAACAGACTACATGTCTGTCCTTTGCGACCGCAACGACAACACCATGTGGTTGTCTGACGAAGCCAAATTAGCTGGCCTCAATGCAATCTGCAGCAGCCTGCCAGACGCAATGCAAACCCCGACGCTGGTCAAAGCCAATAACAATCAAAGTTATATTGCCTATGATATCAGCCGCGATCGCGAAAACGGCAATGCGTATCAGCTCATTGTGCTTCGCTCCGGAACGGCTTATGAACAATCTCTGACCCGGCTTCACAACCGGACAGCACTCTATCTGGGCCTTTTCGTCCTGATTGCCATTGCCTTCTTAATTGCAGCTTTCCACTGGAGCTTCCAGCCGCTCCGGAAGCTGGCAAAACAGCTGAATCAGGTCACCGATGCCAGACGGGATCAGCTCGATGATGATTACCCGACAGAACTGCATGACGTGACACAGTCACTCAACCGCCTGATCCGCATCAGTAACGATAAAACATCCCGTTACCGCCATGCCATGGATGATCTGGCACACAGCCTGAAAACCCGGCTGGCAGCAGCAAACGCATTGCTGGACGATCACAGCCTGCCCCGCTGCGATTTGAACTATCGCATGCTGGAGCAGATCAGCCAGATGGATGATCTGGTGCAATACCAGCTCAAACGTGCCCTGATGGGCCAGCAAGGTCTGCAAAAAGATAAAACCCTGCTCAACCCTGTCGTCGAAAGCTTCGAAGGCATGCTGAAGAAAATCTACAGCACCAAGCAGGTCACGCTGAAACGCCAGTTCAGCTCTGCCCTCTGCCTGCCGGTGAACCGAACTGACCTGATGGAACTGTTGGGGAACCTGCTGGAAAACGCCTTCCGTTTTTGTATCAGCGAAATTCGCTTCAGCGTCAGTCATCATCAGGGCAAGCTGATGATCCGGATTGAGGATGATGGCCCTGGCGTCAGTGACGATATGCGGGAAGCGATTTTTCAGCGCGGCATTCGTGCAGATCAGCGAAATCCCGGGCAAGGCATCGGTTTGTCTGTCTGCCACGACATTGTGACTTGTTATGGCGGCCGAATTTATGTCGAAAAAGCCAGTATTGAAGGGGCTGCTTTCGTGATTGAACTGCCGGAAGACAATCAAAGCTAG
- the nfsA gene encoding oxygen-insensitive NADPH nitroreductase, translated as MNQTIETLLSHRSIRRFSATPIPAEMLSTILDCGIAASSSSFIQCVSVIRVADTEKRAQLAHLAGDQPYVASAAEFLVFCADFHRHQQIHPEAQLGFTEQTLIGAIDAALMAQNCLTAAESLGLGGVYIGGIRNHPADVSTVLALPNYVIPLFGLCLGYPDQNPEQKPRLPQSLIVHQDVYQHDLDRDTLQNYDEAVRHYYQTRTGGTKEMSWSEQISATLSKEARPFMKEFLASKGFSTK; from the coding sequence ATGAACCAAACCATTGAAACTCTGTTATCACACCGTTCGATTCGTCGATTTTCGGCAACGCCGATCCCGGCTGAAATGCTATCGACCATTCTGGATTGTGGCATCGCTGCTTCTTCATCGAGTTTTATTCAGTGTGTCAGCGTGATTCGGGTTGCCGACACGGAGAAGCGGGCGCAGCTCGCGCATCTGGCCGGCGATCAGCCTTACGTGGCATCGGCTGCTGAATTTCTGGTCTTTTGTGCAGATTTTCACCGCCACCAACAGATTCATCCGGAAGCACAACTGGGCTTTACTGAGCAAACGCTCATTGGTGCGATTGATGCCGCGTTGATGGCGCAAAATTGCCTGACCGCAGCGGAGTCGCTTGGGCTCGGTGGTGTGTACATTGGCGGGATTCGCAATCACCCTGCGGATGTTTCTACGGTTCTGGCACTGCCAAATTATGTGATTCCGCTGTTTGGTTTATGTCTGGGTTACCCGGATCAAAACCCGGAACAAAAGCCGCGCCTGCCGCAGTCTCTGATTGTACATCAGGATGTTTACCAGCATGATCTGGACCGAGACACACTGCAAAATTATGACGAAGCCGTTCGCCATTATTATCAGACCCGGACTGGTGGAACAAAAGAAATGAGCTGGTCTGAGCAAATTTCAGCAACCTTATCGAAGGAAGCCAGACCTTTCATGAAGGAATTCCTTGCAAGTAAAGGCTTTAGTACGAAGTAA